One genomic region from Anguilla rostrata isolate EN2019 chromosome 2, ASM1855537v3, whole genome shotgun sequence encodes:
- the LOC135247572 gene encoding E3 ubiquitin-protein ligase TRIM35-like, producing MESLVPKDELCCSVCHDIFIEPVILKCSHSFCRECLKQYWEEKSSRECPICRRKASREDPPINLALRSIVESYLKQKTERETTDKSDARCSLHGEKLLLFCEHDKEPLCVVCQTSKKHRNHPVCPVEEAVLELKEELKPALNLIKEKLKRFTDVKQDCKKTAEHIKSQAQHTERQIKAEFEKLHQFLREEEEARLAALREEEEQKSQIMKEKIENIKGHISTLTDKITAIEKAMDTEDTSFLQSYKNIKERAQCTLQDQELLSGALIDVAKHLGNLKFRVWEKMLEMVQYTPVVLDPNTVRATVSLSDDLTTVRHTGTEQKYPANPERFSNCVSVLGSEGFTSGKHSWEVKVGNKPEWDIGVVKESITRKGNITDSPTTGFWVLTLRNGDDYHAAGVTVLTLKRRPQSI from the exons ATGGAGTCTTTGGTTCCCAAGGACGAGCTGTGTTGCTCTGTATGTCACGATATTTTTATAGAGCCTGTTATCCTGAAATGCAGCCACAGCTTCTGTAGAGAGTGTCTGAAGCAGTACTGGGAAGAGAAGAGCTCTCGGGAGTGTCCCATCTGCAGGAGAAAGGCCTCTAGGGAGGATCCTCCTATAAACCTGGCCTTAAGAAGCATTGTGGAGTCCTACTTAAAGcagaagactgagagagaaactacTGACAAGAGTGATGCTCGCTGCAGTCTTCATGGGGAGAAACTTCTATTATTCTGTGAACATGACAAAGAGCCTCTTTGTGTCGTCtgtcagacttcaaaaaaacacagaaaccacccAGTCTGTCCAGTGGAAGAGGCCGTACTGGAGCTGAAG GAGGAACTCAAGCCTGCACTTAatcttattaaagaaaaactgaagaggTTTACTGACGTGAAAcaagactgtaaaaaaacagctgaacacaTCAAG AgtcaggcccagcacacagagaggcagataaaggcagagtttgagaagctccaccagttcctgcgagaggaagaggaggccagacTAGCTgctctgagggaggaagaggagcagaagagtcaGATAATGAAGGAGAAGATAGAAAACATCAAAGGACACATCTCCACTCTTACAGACAAAATCACAGCTATAGAGAAGGCCATGGACACTGAAGACACCTCCTTTTTACAG agctaCAAGAACATCAAGGAAAG agcccagtgcacactgcaggatcaagagctgctctcaggggcactgatagatgtggccaaacacctgggcaacctgaagttcagagtctgggagaagatgctggagatggtgcagtaca CTCCTGTGGTGCTGGACCCCAATACTGTACGtgccactgtctctctctctgatgatctgaccactgtgagacacacaggtacagagcagaaatATCCTGCCAACCCAGAGAGGTTTAGcaactgtgtgagtgtgctgggaTCTGAGGGGTTTACCTcagggaaacacagctgggaggtgaAGGTTGGGAATAAACCTGAGTGGGATATAGGAGTGGTGAAAGAGTCCATCACTAGGAAGGGAAATATAACAGACAGCCCAACGACAGGATTCTGGGTCTTAACGCTGAGGAATGGTGATGATTACCATGCAGCTGGAGTTACTGTCCTCACACTGAAGAGGAGACCCCAGAGCATCTga